The following coding sequences lie in one Prevotella nigrescens genomic window:
- a CDS encoding ATP-binding protein yields MIERSKYLAELISLQNNGMIKIITGMRRCGKSYLLFEIFVSYLKEHGISSEQIIAVDLEDYRNRELRKPDNLYAYMENRMKSKEKYYILLDEVQMLEHFEEVLNGFLRMPNADVYVTGSNARLLSKDIITEFRGRGYEVKMYPLCFREYMSAYQGTMQAGLNEYLLYGGLPQILMYNTEEQKVRFLKTLFEETYIKDIKDRYDIRKDDDLEELINIIASNIGALTSPNKLANTFRSEKKSAVSYDTIKNYIDFLSDSFLVEKATRYDIKGKHYIDSPFKYYFMDLGLRNARINFRQNERTHLMENLVYNELRARSFNVDVGSVSSVGTNSEGKRLRSTLEVDFVCNLGSRRYYIQSTYRMPSEEKLEQERASLLRIGDAFKKIIVTGEEGPITRDEHGITTISIYDFLLKENSLEL; encoded by the coding sequence ATGATAGAGCGCAGCAAATACTTGGCCGAATTAATATCGTTGCAAAACAATGGTATGATAAAGATAATAACGGGAATGCGCAGATGCGGAAAGTCGTATCTGCTGTTCGAAATCTTTGTTTCATACCTCAAGGAACATGGCATTTCCAGCGAACAAATCATTGCGGTAGACCTCGAAGACTACAGAAACAGGGAACTTAGAAAGCCCGACAACCTCTACGCATACATGGAAAACCGCATGAAAAGCAAGGAAAAATACTATATTTTGCTCGACGAAGTCCAGATGCTCGAGCATTTCGAGGAAGTCCTTAACGGCTTTCTCAGAATGCCAAATGCAGATGTCTACGTTACGGGAAGCAACGCACGGCTCTTGTCGAAAGACATCATCACCGAGTTTCGTGGACGCGGATACGAAGTAAAAATGTATCCTTTGTGCTTCCGCGAATACATGTCGGCCTACCAGGGAACTATGCAGGCAGGCCTGAACGAGTATCTGTTATATGGCGGCCTGCCACAAATTCTAATGTACAACACGGAAGAACAGAAGGTCAGATTCCTGAAAACACTGTTCGAAGAGACCTATATCAAAGACATAAAAGACCGATACGACATACGGAAAGATGACGATTTGGAAGAACTTATCAACATCATAGCCTCCAACATCGGCGCACTTACCAGCCCAAACAAGCTGGCCAACACCTTCAGGAGCGAGAAAAAGTCGGCCGTTTCCTACGATACCATCAAGAACTACATAGATTTCCTTTCCGATTCGTTCCTGGTTGAGAAGGCCACAAGATACGACATAAAGGGCAAACACTACATCGACTCTCCCTTCAAGTACTATTTCATGGACTTGGGACTGCGCAATGCACGCATCAATTTCAGACAGAACGAGAGAACACACCTTATGGAAAACCTTGTGTACAACGAGCTAAGGGCACGCAGTTTCAACGTAGATGTGGGCTCGGTTTCGTCTGTCGGCACCAACAGTGAGGGGAAAAGACTGCGTTCAACCCTGGAAGTAGACTTCGTCTGCAACCTTGGAAGCAGAAGATACTACATACAGTCGACCTACAGAATGCCCTCCGAAGAGAAACTGGAACAGGAGCGCGCATCGCTGTTACGCATAGGCGACGCATTCAAGAAGATAATTGTAACGGGCGAAGAGGGACCCATTACAAGAGACGAACACGGCATAACAACCATCAGCATCTACGACTTTCTGCTGAAAGAAAACAGCTTGGAACTATAA
- a CDS encoding ATP-dependent Clp protease ATP-binding subunit: MINQFSPKVSEVLSYSREEAERLSSHAVGPEHIMLAILREREGAVSNMFGTLNLNLENIKSQLEERIKSEEQSQLTYSNDIMLNEQASNILKLAVLEARIQSTQTVDVQHILLAILHDNVENGAKEVLQNNNLNYATALEMLRQPTNPVQDGIGMADEEEDEDPIMNRHSGSNKNARTAQANMPRSNTPVLDNFGTDLTKAAAEGKLDPVVGREKEIQRVSEILSRRKKNNPILIGEPGVGKSAIVEGLAQLIVNRLTSPILFNKRVVTLDLTGVVAGTKYRGQFEERIRALIKEIEQNPDVIIFIDEIHTLIGAGSTPGSMDAANILKPALARGTIQCIGATTLDEYRNSIEKDGALERRFQKVMVEPTTVDETLQILNNIKDRYEAHHHVSYTDDAITACVRLTDRYITDRFFPDKAIDAMDEVGARVHLQNAQVPPEIIELKKQLDEADRKKRDAVKNQNFELAANFRDKQAALEHELQAAQRKWERGDDSNRVEVDADKVADVVSMMTGIPVQRMQESESARLVSMADNLKQEVIAQDKAIEKMVKAIQRNRIGLKAPNHPIGAFMFLGPTGVGKTYLAKKLAEIMFGSDDALIRIDMSEYTESFNTSRLVGAPPGYVGYEEGGQLTEQVRRHPYSIVLLDEIEKAHGNVFNMLLQVLDEGRLTDGNGRLVDFRNTVIIMTSNAGTRQLKEFGQGVGFTAANLNGISQNEQDKERARAIIQKSLSKQFAPEFLNRLDEIITFDQLDLAAIKQIIDIELRGLFKRIKELGYDVTITDEAKELVATKGYDVQFGARPLKRAIQNYIEDGICEQILAGKVHEGDTISIGKNPNADELTFK; encoded by the coding sequence ATGATAAATCAGTTTTCACCCAAAGTTTCAGAGGTCCTGTCGTACAGTCGCGAGGAAGCTGAAAGGCTATCGAGCCACGCTGTAGGACCGGAACACATCATGCTCGCCATCTTAAGAGAACGAGAAGGTGCTGTCAGCAATATGTTTGGGACATTAAACCTTAATTTAGAGAACATAAAAAGCCAGCTGGAAGAACGCATAAAAAGCGAGGAACAAAGCCAACTGACCTACTCTAACGACATAATGCTGAACGAACAGGCAAGCAACATACTAAAATTGGCAGTGTTGGAAGCACGCATACAGAGTACACAAACGGTTGATGTACAACACATTCTGCTCGCCATTCTGCACGATAACGTAGAAAACGGAGCAAAAGAAGTGTTGCAAAACAACAACCTCAACTATGCAACGGCGCTCGAAATGCTCCGTCAGCCCACCAATCCGGTACAAGACGGCATCGGCATGGCAGACGAAGAGGAAGACGAAGACCCCATCATGAACCGGCACAGCGGCAGCAACAAAAATGCAAGAACGGCACAGGCAAACATGCCCAGAAGCAATACGCCGGTGCTCGACAACTTCGGAACCGACCTGACAAAGGCAGCGGCAGAGGGTAAACTCGACCCCGTCGTGGGACGCGAAAAGGAAATACAGAGAGTAAGCGAGATATTAAGCCGGCGCAAGAAGAACAATCCTATACTCATAGGAGAGCCCGGTGTGGGAAAAAGCGCCATCGTTGAAGGACTCGCACAGCTCATTGTGAACCGCCTGACATCGCCAATTCTCTTTAACAAACGTGTCGTAACGCTCGACCTGACAGGGGTTGTGGCAGGCACGAAATACCGCGGACAGTTCGAAGAACGTATCCGCGCCCTGATAAAAGAGATTGAACAGAACCCCGATGTCATCATCTTCATCGACGAGATACATACCCTCATCGGGGCAGGCTCCACTCCCGGCTCCATGGATGCAGCCAACATACTGAAGCCGGCACTCGCCCGCGGCACCATACAATGCATTGGCGCCACCACATTAGACGAGTATCGGAACTCCATAGAGAAAGATGGCGCACTGGAAAGACGCTTCCAGAAGGTCATGGTTGAACCTACCACGGTAGACGAGACCCTGCAAATTCTGAACAACATAAAGGACCGTTACGAGGCGCATCACCACGTTTCGTACACCGATGATGCCATCACGGCATGTGTCAGACTGACAGACCGCTACATAACCGACCGCTTCTTCCCCGACAAAGCCATCGATGCGATGGACGAGGTGGGCGCCCGCGTGCATCTGCAAAACGCCCAGGTGCCACCCGAAATAATCGAACTGAAAAAGCAGTTGGACGAGGCAGACCGGAAGAAACGGGACGCAGTGAAGAACCAGAACTTCGAACTTGCAGCAAACTTCCGCGACAAGCAAGCCGCATTGGAACACGAACTGCAAGCCGCACAACGGAAATGGGAACGCGGCGACGACAGCAATCGGGTGGAAGTAGACGCCGACAAGGTTGCCGATGTGGTTTCAATGATGACGGGCATACCTGTCCAGCGAATGCAGGAAAGCGAAAGCGCACGACTTGTCAGCATGGCAGACAACCTGAAACAAGAGGTTATAGCACAGGACAAGGCGATAGAAAAGATGGTGAAAGCCATTCAGCGCAACCGCATCGGACTGAAAGCCCCCAACCACCCCATTGGTGCATTCATGTTTCTTGGTCCTACCGGAGTGGGAAAGACCTATTTAGCCAAGAAGTTAGCCGAGATAATGTTCGGTTCCGATGACGCTCTCATACGCATAGACATGAGCGAATACACAGAAAGCTTCAACACTTCGCGACTCGTTGGAGCACCTCCGGGATACGTAGGATACGAAGAAGGCGGACAACTTACCGAGCAAGTGCGGCGCCACCCCTACTCCATCGTGCTGTTAGACGAGATTGAAAAGGCGCACGGAAACGTATTCAACATGCTCTTGCAGGTGCTCGACGAAGGCAGACTGACCGATGGCAACGGACGCTTGGTAGACTTCCGCAACACCGTCATCATCATGACGTCCAACGCAGGAACCCGTCAGCTGAAGGAATTTGGGCAGGGCGTGGGCTTCACAGCAGCCAATCTGAATGGCATTTCGCAGAACGAGCAAGACAAGGAGCGTGCCCGTGCCATCATTCAGAAGAGCCTGAGCAAGCAGTTCGCACCCGAATTCCTGAACCGTTTGGACGAAATCATCACCTTCGACCAGCTCGATCTCGCTGCCATAAAGCAGATTATAGACATCGAACTGCGTGGTTTGTTCAAGCGAATAAAGGAACTTGGCTACGACGTAACCATCACCGACGAGGCAAAAGAACTGGTTGCAACAAAGGGCTACGACGTCCAGTTCGGTGCACGGCCACTGAAACGTGCCATACAAAACTATATTGAAGACGGCATTTGCGAGCAAATTCTTGCCGGGAAAGTGCACGAAGGCGACACCATCTCTATCGGCAAAAATCCTAACGCCGACGAACTTACGTTTAAATAA
- a CDS encoding DUF4270 domain-containing protein, whose protein sequence is MKAKILALGLALTALVLTACDDTTNGIGGSLTDQADKLNVQTDTFNIGSRSILASNMLSRTTDGFLGKLKDPETQSDVTANLMSQLYVLPNYKMPEQGIVTSKDAGGKIIADSCELLLYYKSHYGDSLAPIKVTTYELDKPAEEGRQNYSNFDPEAEGYVRTAANNGLEANTTYTLTEFSVPDSVKKDKNHTPSIHIKLNQTYTDKAGIQYNNYGTYMMRKFYENPNNFQNIYNFLHNVCPGFYFKVTNGMGSIANIVAVQLVIYYRYKDAKDGNKVKTGITHLTSTEEVLQLTNFVFDRTQLQTLASNPDASYLKTPAGLFTEVELPVNDIMRGHEDDTLNTAKFELQRYTSHATSGYKMSIPSYVLLIPTELAETFFNKNKALDNKTSFLANYSAQTNSYKFNNVAGIVNYFVRNRVTAASNIHWGKALVIPVEVTKTKDSQNNEVITRISHYMGLSSVMLLGGDKSKSNVKISVVYSKFHGR, encoded by the coding sequence ATGAAAGCAAAAATATTAGCTTTGGGGCTGGCTCTCACAGCGTTAGTCCTTACTGCCTGCGATGACACAACCAATGGAATAGGCGGCTCGCTCACCGATCAGGCAGACAAACTTAACGTACAAACCGACACGTTCAATATTGGCTCACGCAGCATTTTGGCAAGCAACATGCTCTCAAGAACCACTGACGGCTTCCTTGGAAAGCTGAAAGACCCTGAAACACAGTCGGACGTAACTGCCAATTTAATGTCTCAGCTCTACGTTTTGCCCAACTACAAAATGCCGGAACAAGGCATCGTAACAAGCAAGGACGCCGGCGGCAAGATTATTGCAGACTCTTGCGAACTGCTATTGTACTACAAGTCGCACTACGGAGACTCGTTAGCACCTATCAAGGTAACCACTTACGAACTCGACAAGCCAGCTGAAGAGGGGCGGCAGAACTATTCCAACTTCGACCCAGAGGCTGAAGGGTATGTCAGAACGGCTGCCAACAACGGATTGGAAGCAAACACAACCTACACGCTGACAGAGTTTTCAGTACCCGATAGCGTAAAGAAAGACAAGAACCACACACCAAGCATACACATAAAACTTAACCAGACGTACACGGACAAGGCTGGAATACAGTACAATAACTATGGAACGTACATGATGCGGAAGTTCTACGAAAACCCAAACAACTTCCAAAACATATACAATTTCCTGCATAATGTGTGCCCGGGGTTCTACTTCAAGGTAACAAACGGAATGGGTTCCATTGCCAACATAGTGGCTGTGCAGCTCGTAATATACTACCGCTACAAAGATGCAAAGGACGGAAACAAGGTGAAAACGGGCATAACTCACCTGACAAGTACCGAAGAGGTGTTGCAATTGACCAACTTCGTGTTCGACAGAACCCAGTTGCAGACACTTGCCAGCAATCCGGACGCATCGTATCTAAAGACTCCTGCCGGCTTGTTCACAGAGGTGGAACTTCCTGTGAACGACATTATGCGAGGACACGAGGACGACACTCTCAACACGGCAAAGTTCGAATTGCAACGCTATACAAGCCATGCCACATCGGGCTACAAGATGTCCATACCGTCGTACGTGCTGCTGATACCTACCGAACTGGCTGAAACGTTCTTCAACAAGAACAAGGCACTCGACAACAAAACGTCGTTCTTAGCCAACTACAGTGCTCAGACGAACAGCTATAAATTCAACAACGTGGCTGGAATAGTAAACTATTTTGTTCGCAACAGAGTCACGGCTGCCAGCAATATCCATTGGGGAAAGGCGCTTGTAATTCCTGTAGAGGTAACGAAAACGAAAGATTCGCAAAACAACGAAGTCATTACCAGGATTTCGCACTATATGGGCTTGTCGAGCGTAATGCTGCTTGGAGGCGACAAATCGAAGAGTAATGTAAAGATATCGGTGGTTTATAGCAAGTTCCATGGCAGATAA